A section of the Oncorhynchus gorbuscha isolate QuinsamMale2020 ecotype Even-year linkage group LG06, OgorEven_v1.0, whole genome shotgun sequence genome encodes:
- the LOC124037212 gene encoding synaptic vesicular amine transporter-like, translating to MTSRTSQETKTPYTYRFFHHGLQQQSDFFANVHLRANIFSLAPLWTQKMGRLDTLREFNLLSWMREERQSRKLTLVIVFIALLLDNMLLTVVVPIIPSYLYTVDDAAANMAKNHTTASPHNPSGTFHTIVSLYDNSVRVTSGGPMDSTPIPLDQAQAVSLSTSALTPHNSTEPDCPKADDQLLNENVKVGLLFASKATVQLITNPFIGPLTNRIGYQIPMFAGFCIMFLSTIMFAFSSSYTLLFLARSLQGVGSSCSSVAGMGMLASVYTDDEERGNAIGIALGGLAMGVLVGPPFGSIMYEFVGKTAPFLILAVLAVLDGALQLFILQPSKVEPESQKGSSLWSLIKDPYILIAAGSICFANMAIAMLEPALPIWMMETMCPRKWQLGVAFLPASISYLIGTNIFGVLAHKMGRWLCSLIGMVLVGVSILCVPFAKDIYGLILPNFGVGFAIGMVDSSMMPIMGYLVDLRHVSVYGTVYAIADVAFCMGFALGPSAGGAIAKNIGFPWLMTIIGVVDILFAPLCYFLRSPPGREEKMAILMDSNCSMKTRSYSTQGNTEYEEMETEYDEY from the exons ATGACGTCAAGGACCAGTCAAGAAACTAAAACGCCCTACACATATCGTTTCTTTCACCACGGTTTGCAGCAGCAAAGTGATTTTTTTGCTAATGTGCATCTAAG AGCAAATATTTTTTCGCTCGCTCCTTTGTGGACTCAAAAAATGGGAAGATTAGACACTCTGAGAGAATTTAATTTATTGTCATGGATGAGAGAGGAAAGACAATCGAGGAAGTTGACCCTGGTCATCGTTTTCATCGCCTTGCTGCTGGATAATATGCTTCTAACGGTGGTCG TCCCCATCATCCCCAGCTACCTATACACAGTTGATGATGCAGCAGCCAACATGGCCAAGAATCACACCACGGCCTCCCCACACAACCCTTCTGGAACCTTCCATACCATCGTGTCCCTCTATGACAACTCTGTCAGGGTAACCAGCGGGGGCCCAATGGACTCCACACCCATACCGTTGGATCAGGCGCAGGCGGTCTCTCTTTCCACCTCGGCTCTCACACCCCACAACTCCACAGAGCCTGACTGCCCCAAAGCAGATGACCAGCTTCTCAATGAGAATGTGAAAGTGGGACTACTTTTTGCCTCCAAGGCCACCGTACAGCTCATCACCAACCCCTTTATTGGGCCTCTCACCAATAG AATAGGATACCAGATCCCCATGTTTGCCGGGTTCTGTATTATGTTCCTGTCAACCATTA TGTTCGCCTTCTCATCGAGCTACACTCTGCTGTTTCTGGCCAGATCCCTGCAGGGTGtgggctcctcctgctcctctgtgGCTG GGATGGGGATGCTTGCCAGTGTGTACACAGATGACGAGGAGAGGGGAAATGCCATCGGGATAGCACTGGGTGGTCTGGCCATGGGCGTGCTGG TGGGCCCACCATTCGGCAGCATCATGTATGAGTTTGTGGGGAAAACGGCGCCTTTCCTCATTCTGGCTGTTCTGGCTGTGCTGGATGGAG CACTGCAACTGTTCATTCTCCAGCCCTCAAAGGTGGAACCAGAG AGCCAGAAAGGGTCCTCACTTTGGAGCCTTATTAAAGATCCATACATACTTATTGCTGCAG GATCCATTTGTTTTGCAAATATGGCCATTGCAATGTTAGAACCAGCGTTGCCTATTTGGATGATGGAGACCATGTGTCCAAGAAAATGGCAGCTAG GCGTTGCCTTTTTGCCAGCCAGCATCTCCTACCTGATTGGAACGAACATCTTTGGCGTCCTCGCACACAAGatggggag ATGGCTGTGCTCTCTCATCGGGATGGTCCTCGTGGGGGTTAGCATCCTCTGT GTCCCTTTCGCCAAGGACATCTATGGACTGATACTTCCGAATTTTGGTGTTGGTTTTGCAATTG GCATGGTGGATTCCTCCATGATGCCAATCATGGGATATTTGGTGGACCTGAGACATGTGTCAGTCTATGGCACTGTGTATGCCATTGCTGATGTGGCTTTCTGTATGGGCTTTGCTTTAG GTCCGTCCGCTGGAGGTGCCATAGCGAAGAACATTGGGTTCCCCTGGCTCATGACCATCATCGGTGTCGTGGACATCCTCTTCGCTCCCCTCTGCTACTTCCTCAGGAGTCCTCCTGGGAGGGAAGAGAAAATG GCCATCTTGATGGACTCTAACTGCTCGATGAAGACCCGATCATACTCAACACAGGGGAACACAGAGTacgaagagatggagacagagtaCGATGAGTATTAA